A window of Pan paniscus chromosome X, NHGRI_mPanPan1-v2.0_pri, whole genome shotgun sequence genomic DNA:
TGCTGTCCCTCTCCTGGTGGAAGTCACGGGTCACCATGCACTGAAGACACTACTCAGGGTTACTGCTCTGCTCGGGGCCCACCGGGCTAACCCAGGGGtcaaggaaggaggggagggttGAGTTAGGCCCTAAGGATGAGGGGAGTTGCATTCGCCAGAGAGGCAGGAGGGGCGACGAGAAAGTACATGCCAGAAGCCCAGCAGGAAAGAGCTTTTCAAAACGTTTGAAGATTGGGAGCAAGTTGTGTCACGGGCCCCTggagggtgtggtggcagttcTGGAAATTGTGTCACCCAGGGAATGGCAGAGGGAGAGAAGCGAGGCAGGGGATGGTGCTGTGTGGCTGTGGTAacaggctgggtgccatggctttGAGGGGAGTGCAGGATTGTGGGGAGGAAGAACCTGCCAGCCACCTGCCATTTGGGTTCCGTGTTCCAGCAGCCACAGtaaaacatagaaaaagaaacaagcaggATTTTAGTATGACATTATATTTAACCCAGCGTATCCAAAATGTCACCATTGCGGCAGGCGCACTAGCTGCAATGCTGGGGTGCTGTGTGCAGCGGGAGCTACtggtttgtgtttgtgtttttgttttggttgttgttgtttttgagacagtgtctccctgtggcccaggctggagtgcagaggggcGATCACAGcttacttcagccttgacctcctggactcaagggaccctcccacctcagccacttgagtagctgggactacaggcgctttgtatttttgtactttttgtagagacggaatctcgccatgttgcccaagctggtctcgaacttgggAGCTACTGGCGTGGACAGTGCAGGCCTGGGGGAAAGGTTGTCACCCTCACTGTGTGTCACTGGGGCTTTTATAAAACACTGCTTGGTgggctcttccctccctccacaggTTCCGTTTAGGGGGCCCAGCCACAAGACCCCAGGCTCTAGAATCTCTGCCCTTGAGCATCAGGCTAAAGAGTttagatttgtctttttttgttgttcttttcttttttttctttctttcttttttttttttttttttttgagatgaggtctcactctgttgcccaggctagagtgcagtggtttgatcacagctcactgcagccccgaccttgcaggctcaagtgatcctcccacctcagccttctgagtagctgggactacaggtgcgccaccacacccggctgatttttttgagttttagtagagacgaggtcttgctatgttgcccatgctggtctccacctcctgggctcaagcgatccttctgcctcatcctccccaagtgttgggttGACaagcgtgagcctctgtgcccaccCTAGGCTTGTCTTCTAGATCGACTGTTCTCAAGGTATGCTTGGGGGACCCTGGGCGTCGGCCAtatcaaaatcatttttataataatgctATGATATTCGGCTTCCTTTTGTTCCAGAGATCAccacaaagaagagaaaactggGGAAGAACCCAGACGTTGACACAAGCTTCTTGCCTGATCGAGACCGTGAGGTAAAGGCTGCCTGGCCCTGACCCCGGCCTCGACTCCAGCCCTGGTGGAGACCCTTGCTTAGGGAGCCAGGCTCTGCGTGCACCCTGAGCAGCCCTGGGCCTCACCCATCTGCCTGCTCCCTCTCCCAGGAGGAGGAGAATCGGCTTCGAGAAGAGCTGCGGCAGGAGTGGGAAGCCAAGCAGGAGAAGATCAAGAGTGAGTGTTTGTGGAGTCAGATGCGAGGGGCCTGGGCCCAAGCCAGCTTCCCTGTCCACAGTCTCCTGGGTGGTGCGCTGAGCCCCAAGGCTGCTCTCAGTGGGGCTGGAGACCAAGAGGCAGCTCTGCCTTgtaggtgaggagatcgagatcaCCTTCAGCTACTGGGATGGCTCTGGGCACCGGCGGACAGTCAAGGTAGGCAGCGTGCAGCCTGCTTCCTGCTCACCATGGGCCCAGCCTCCCTCAGGTTCCGTGGGAAGGAACTGACCTTCCTGACTTGGGAAGCCCCAGGGATCCTGAGGATAACTGGCTCCAGGGCCTGGCCCCCTGTCTGGGGAGTGAGGCCCAGGCCTGGCTGAGGCTCTGCAGTGTCTGGCAGGGCCCTCTGGGCCTCTGCCTTGTTGAGAGCCCTTCTGCAGGCTTCCGCCTTCCCTTGCCAATTCCTGGATTCCCGGATACAGATGAGAAAGGGCAACACCATGCAGCAGTTCCTGCAGAAGGCGCTCGAGATCCTTCGGAAAGacttcagtgagctgaggtgtgaggtgtgcgtgtgtgcacggtGGTGTGTGTGGCACCTGTGGCTCCAGCCCGGGTGCCAGACACCCAGTGTGATGTGGGCGCTGTCTGGGCAAGCAAGCAGCGTGCTGGGCACTCTCCTCCCAAAAGAGGGGGTCAggctcctcttcccttccctcccaccaGAGAGAGCTTTGCTGAGAGCGGCCTGCCTTGGTTCCTTAGCCCAAAGGTGGAGGGTGCTGGGCGCCAGTCCTGTGCTCACTAAACCATGGAGCTTCCCTCAGAGCCAACGGGCCGCTGCTTCCCAGCCCCAGCATGGGCTCTCCTGCGCTGGCTGTCTCCTCCCTCCCTGGGCAGGGGTGCTGTCCTCTTGCCCACgccctcctgccttcctccctcaggTCTGCAGGGGTGGAGCAGCTCATGTACATCAAGGAGGACTTGATCATCCCTCACGTGAGTCCCTTCAGCCCCAGTACCCGCAGTGGGTGCAGCGCCCTGGGCTTTGGCTCAGGCTGGTGGGGGCAGTGTGCGCAGGCggggggtgtgggggaggggcCGAGATGGACCATCAAGACGCCGCTTTCCTGCCCTTGGCTCCCAGCATCACAGCTTCTACGACTTCATCGTCACCAAGGCACGGGGGAAGAGTGGTGAGTGCCGCCGACCCAGCCGCCCCCATAGCACCTTGCCGCCGATGTTGTCACTGGGGCAGCAGCGGGACATTGGGCTGTCACTTCTCCCCTGCAGGACCACTCTTCAACTTTGATGTTCATGACGATGTGCGGTTGCTCAGTGACGCCACTGTGGAGAAGGATGAGGTACAGCGTAGGGGGCCGTGTGAGGGGGAACGGGTGTCCCTGGGCTATGGAGGAGAAGCCAAGGGAAGGGGAGGTCAGCAGGCGGCCCTGTGCCCTCTTCCTCCCTTAGTCCCACGCAGGCAAGGTGGTGCTGAGGAGCTGGTACGAGAAGAACAAGCACATCTTTCCCGCCAGCCGCTGGGAACCCTATGACCCTGAAAAGAAGTGGGACAAGTACACGGTGAGGAGGGGCTGGCAGGGACCCCTCCAAGTTGGGGATGGCAGCCAGCCCCTGCTCACCCCTCGCCTTCCTTGTCTCctctgcccaccttgtcctcaCACCAGATCCGCTGAGCATCCAGGAGGCTGCGCGGCCCTGGCTCCTCAGCTCCCTCAGTGTGCCCCGTGGTGTCACCGGGACTCCAGGCACCCGCTCCCCTGCGACCATGCCAGGCACGCTGGGAGGAGGACGGCAGCTGCTCGTGTCCTGCCCCTGCCACATCAGTGActgctttattcttttccaaTAAAGAAGTGCACGTGTCAGAGCTGGAGCGCCTGCATCGTGAGAAACCATTTGTGTTAGGACCAAATTCATTTGTCATTTTGACCATTTAAAACTGTACAATTTGGTGGCATTTAGCACATTTGCCATGTTGTGTAGTCATCACCCTGGTCTGCTTCCAGGACATTCTCATCCCTCCAAAGGCCCTGTGGCCATGGGCAGGCTCCTCCCCTCACATCCCCCCACCAGGCTCTCATgtgctttctgtctccatggattGACCTGTTCTGGACGTGTCATACGTGCCTGGGGAGTCTGTCACCGTGGCAGCCCCACCATCCCTGAGGTGTCTTTGTGGCACTGTGCTTCTTGACCGTGGGCACCTGTTCTTGGGCAGTGGTGGCTCTGGTGGGTGGGAAGGGGGTTcctccccaggcctctctcccaGGCCCTTGGGCTCCTGTTGAGTTTCCCGTAGGGGACGTGGCCGTCCTGTGGCCACGAAAACCCATCCTGCCTTCCTTGCTGTGGGCCGTCCCAGCACAGTCGTTCTGCTGTGGTGCCCTGTGCTCGACACTTGCCTGCCCTGCCCTAGCTAGCCCTGCTCAGACAGCCCTTGGGGCAGGATCCAGATCAGGGGTAGGTCCAGGACCCCTACTCTGCCA
This region includes:
- the FAM50A gene encoding protein FAM50A isoform X1, producing MAQYKGAASEAGRAMHLMKKREKQREQMEQMKQRIAEENIMKSNIDKKFSAHYDAVEAELKSSTVGLVTLNDMKAKQEALVKEREKQLAKKEQSKELQMKLEKLREKERKKEAKRKISSLSFTLEEEEEGGEEEEEAAMYEEEMEREEITTKKRKLGKNPDVDTSFLPDRDREEEENRLREELRQEWEAKQEKIKSEEIEITFSYWDGSGHRRTVKMRKGNTMQQFLQKALEILRKDFSELRSAGVEQLMYIKEDLIIPHHHSFYDFIVTKARGKSGPLFNFDVHDDVRLLSDATVEKDESHAGKVVLRSWYEKNKHIFPASRWEPYDPEKKWDKYTIR
- the FAM50A gene encoding protein FAM50A isoform X2, which encodes MKSNIDKKFSAHYDAVEAELKSSTVGLVTLNDMKAKQEALVKEREKQLAKKEQSKELQMKLEKLREKERKKEAKRKISSLSFTLEEEEEGGEEEEEAAMYEEEMEREEITTKKRKLGKNPDVDTSFLPDRDREEEENRLREELRQEWEAKQEKIKSEEIEITFSYWDGSGHRRTVKMRKGNTMQQFLQKALEILRKDFSELRSAGVEQLMYIKEDLIIPHHHSFYDFIVTKARGKSGPLFNFDVHDDVRLLSDATVEKDESHAGKVVLRSWYEKNKHIFPASRWEPYDPEKKWDKYTIR